A genomic segment from Myxocyprinus asiaticus isolate MX2 ecotype Aquarium Trade chromosome 36, UBuf_Myxa_2, whole genome shotgun sequence encodes:
- the LOC127426665 gene encoding sphingomyelin synthase-related protein 1-like: MAGNGGHLSVRHWTPKHVGRWLREEGFCNYVDLLCNKHRLDGTSLLTLSEYDLRSPPLELKVLGDIKRLMLSLRKLQKQNTDVLEELGLSYDGHTPQNSTGGVDWLCNGDSVRDCDVLDTLSGDQYHQYNNGKYKQQPRRLDPEYWKTIISSVYVVFVFGFTSFVMVIVHERVPDMRTYPPLPDIFLDSVPRIPWAFAMAEACGVILCSIWLLVLLLHKHRSILLRRLCSLIGTVFMLRCVTMFVTSLSVPGQHLQCTGKIYGDMWAKLQRAVAIWSGFGMTLSGVHTCGDYMFSGHTVVLTMLNFFVTEYTPRSWNFINTLSWVLNLFGIFFILAAHEHYSIDVFIAFYITTRLFLYYHTLANTRAYQQSRRARIWFPMFSFFECNVNGPVPNEYCWPFTRPNLLKRLIG; this comes from the exons CTGCAATTATGTGGACCTGCTGTGCAACAAACATCGTCTGGATGGTACCAGTCTGCTGACTCTGAGCGAGTACGACCTGCGTTCCCCTCCGCTGGAGCTCAAGGTGCTGGGAGACATCAAACGGCTCATGCTTTCTCTCAGGAAGCTTCAGAAGCAGAATACTGATGTACTAGAAGAGCTCGGACTGTCCTACGACGGACACACACCTCAGAACAGCACAG GTGGAGTGGATTGGTTGTGTAACGGCGACTCTGTGCGTGattgtgacgtattggacactctgAGTGGTGACCAGTATCACCAGTACAACAATGGCAAATACAAGCAGCAGCCGCGGAGACTGGATCCGGAGTACTGGAAAACCATCATCAGCTCCGTCTACGTAGTCTTCGTCTTTGGTTTCACGTCATTCGTCATGGTGATCGTACATGAGCGAGTACCAGACATGAGAACATACCCACCACTACCTGACATCTTCCTGGACAG TGTACCCAGAATCCCATGGGCTTTTGCAATGGCGGAGGCGTGTGGCGTGATCTTGTGCTCTATTTGGCTGCTAGTGCTGCTGCTTCATAAGCAcag gtcgaTTCTGTTGAGGCGTTTGTGTAGTCTCATTGGGACAGTTTTCATGCTGCGGTGTGTCACTATGTTTGTGACGTCTCTCTCTGTACCAGGTCAACACCTGCAGTGCACTGGGAAG ATATACGGTGACATGTGGGCGAAGCTTCAGCGTGCCGTGGCCATATGGAgcgggtttggaatgaccctCTCTGGAGTCCATACGTGTGGAGATTACATGTTCAGTGGACACACTGTCGTTCTCACTATGCTCAACTTCTTTGTCACAGAAT ACACGCCACGCAGCTGGAATTTCATCAACACACTCTCGTGGGTTCTCAATCTGTTCGGGATCTTCTTCATCCTGGCCGCTCACGAGCATTACTCCATCGACGTCTTCATCGCGTTCTACATCACCACTAGACTCTTCCTCTATTACCACACGCTGGCCAACACACGGGCGTACCAGCAGAGTCGCCGTGCGCGAATCTGGTTCCCCATGTTCTCCTTCTTTGAGTGTAATGTTAATGGACCTGTTCCGAACGAGTACTGCTGGCCGTTCACACGACCCAACTTACTCAAAAGGCTTATTGgctaa